A stretch of Neisseria subflava DNA encodes these proteins:
- a CDS encoding carboxymuconolactone decarboxylase family protein yields MFKDWPEHTALVKKSFGELGKNHPKMLQAYGALDQAAAAEALDAKTRELIAIAVAITTRCESCISVHAAAAAKAGATESEIAGALATAIALNAGAAYTYALRALEAVETQR; encoded by the coding sequence ATGTTTAAAGACTGGCCTGAACATACCGCCTTGGTAAAAAAATCATTCGGCGAACTGGGTAAAAACCATCCTAAAATGCTGCAAGCCTACGGCGCACTGGATCAAGCAGCCGCTGCCGAAGCATTGGATGCCAAAACACGCGAACTGATCGCCATTGCCGTTGCCATTACCACACGTTGCGAAAGCTGCATCAGCGTGCATGCGGCCGCTGCAGCCAAAGCAGGTGCAACCGAAAGCGAAATCGCCGGCGCATTGGCCACCGCTATCGCCCTGAATGCAGGTGCCGCTTATACATACGCTTTACGCGCTTTGGAAGCAGTAGAAACCCAACGCTAA
- a CDS encoding rhodanese-like domain-containing protein: protein MKKLLTAVLFAAAVATPLAASAASMPKVEKSAAQPAKAKGVWIDVRSAEEFQEGHLQGALNIPHDQIVDRIKSVSPDKNAPVNLYCRSGRRAEAALTELKKAGYTNVTNYGGYEDLVKKGLK from the coding sequence ATGAAGAAACTGCTGACCGCCGTACTTTTTGCCGCCGCTGTTGCCACTCCTTTGGCTGCTTCCGCTGCCTCTATGCCTAAAGTTGAAAAAAGCGCGGCACAGCCTGCAAAAGCAAAAGGCGTTTGGATTGATGTCCGCTCTGCCGAAGAATTTCAAGAAGGCCATTTGCAAGGTGCACTCAATATTCCACATGACCAAATCGTTGACCGCATCAAATCCGTGAGCCCGGATAAAAACGCACCGGTAAACCTCTACTGCCGCAGCGGTCGCCGTGCAGAAGCCGCGTTGACTGAGCTGAAAAAAGCCGGCTACACCAACGTAACCAACTATGGCGGTTATGAAGACTTGGTGAAAAAAGGTTTGAAATAA
- a CDS encoding cupin domain-containing protein, with the protein MDILDRLVELAQVKGSVDVQCLFQGEWYVRHEPKRAHGLVHIVTAGSGYIRIDGEQEARLLSAGDVIFFPRSVGHTLSSDSSCENLGVNVLTSEKGAFKVKQSHAGGDAALHLFCARFEYEAQADIMAGLPDTILLNIHHPSLQYLVALLQYESGQALSGSVAVVNALASVLLVFLLRASLEKNGKAQLSGLLNGWQDKRLRNLLQAVVDKPEEEWNIEKMTAIANLSRAQLMRVFKQQTGTSPHAFVNSIRLQQGALLLKQTADSVLSVALSVGFQSETHFGKAFKKQYGISPGQYRKNDRADEAAVQAEEMPIYFI; encoded by the coding sequence ATGGATATTTTGGATAGGCTGGTCGAATTGGCGCAGGTAAAAGGCAGCGTGGATGTTCAATGTCTGTTTCAGGGGGAATGGTATGTGCGGCATGAACCAAAGCGTGCGCATGGTTTGGTGCATATCGTCACTGCCGGTTCGGGTTATATCCGAATTGATGGGGAGCAAGAGGCTAGGCTGTTGAGTGCAGGGGATGTCATTTTTTTCCCGCGCAGCGTAGGGCATACTTTGAGCAGCGACAGCAGTTGTGAAAATCTCGGCGTCAACGTGCTGACGAGTGAAAAAGGTGCATTTAAAGTCAAGCAGAGTCATGCAGGAGGCGATGCGGCTTTACATCTTTTCTGCGCGCGGTTTGAATATGAAGCGCAGGCGGATATTATGGCGGGGCTGCCTGATACGATTTTACTGAATATCCACCATCCTTCTTTGCAGTATTTGGTGGCATTGTTGCAATATGAGAGCGGTCAGGCTTTGTCCGGCTCGGTAGCGGTTGTGAATGCATTGGCTTCGGTGTTACTGGTATTTCTGCTTAGAGCCAGCCTGGAGAAAAATGGGAAAGCGCAATTAAGCGGTTTGCTGAATGGTTGGCAGGACAAACGCCTGCGGAATTTGCTTCAGGCAGTAGTGGATAAGCCGGAAGAGGAATGGAATATCGAGAAAATGACCGCGATTGCCAATTTGTCTCGCGCCCAGTTGATGCGGGTATTTAAGCAGCAGACGGGAACAAGCCCGCATGCCTTTGTAAACAGTATCCGTTTGCAACAGGGGGCATTATTGTTGAAACAGACGGCGGATTCGGTTTTATCAGTTGCGCTCTCGGTGGGTTTTCAATCGGAAACGCATTTTGGCAAGGCATTTAAAAAGCAATATGGGATATCGCCGGGGCAATATCGTAAGAATGATCGCGCTGATGAAGCTGCAGTACAAGCGGAAGAAATGCCGATTTACTTTATTTGA